One genomic window of Catenulispora sp. MAP5-51 includes the following:
- a CDS encoding alpha-mannosidase, whose protein sequence is MHDDRKLVEDRITRYLSHVLHPALHPERTALTVSAWHVPGEPVPVAEALAVPPADYRPFAIGETWGGPWSTTWFRIEGTVPAEWAGRRVEAVFDLGFDPNRGPGGQAEGLVHTPDGRALHGLHPMNRDVLVSTSAEAGASVEFLVEAAANPGIESAHGRHTHFGDRATAGEDPLYTLVSADLAVRDEEVWHLIHDVEVLDELMRELPPDSPRRHEIMRALVRAADATDPRDVSGTAADARGELVEVLARPAYASAHKISGVGHAHIDSAWLWPQRETMRKCVRTFSNVLSLAEEYSELIFACSSAQQYAWVKQSRPELFERIRKAVGEGTFVPVGGMWVEADGNMPGGEALARQLVYGRRFFAEEFGIEQDGVWLPDSFGYTAAYPQLARLAGAEWFLSQKLHWSETNELPHHTFAWEGIDGTRILTHFPPIDSYNAQLTGRELAHAQANFRDKGAATVSLAPFGHGDGGGGPTREMLERARRLRDLEGSPRVEVRNPSAFFQEAAAEYPDAPVWRGELYLEYHRGTYTSQARTKRGNRRSEALLREAELWSATAAVRAGAAYPHEELDDLWQQVLLHQFHDILPGTSIAWVHREAEAVYGRIHERLEAVIAKASEALTAGDSTAVLNAAAHARREAVVLACAPSTEVASQVLADGRFAALADVPALGAGGLLPDLADLAPVTVAAGADGGYILANGLIEAHLDADGVLRSVRDLALGRDAIAPGGAGNLLQLHRDQPNLWPAWNLERHYRNVRTDLTEENGAPATVTLLDEGPLLATVRVERSFGESAIVQDIRLGAGAHRLDVVTDIDWRERDAVLKSAWELDVHAEHTAAEIQFGHVTRPTHENTSWDAARFEVWAHRWIHVGEHGWGTALITDSTYGYDASRLTRPEGGSTTTVRLTLLRAPNSPDPQADLGRHRFAYAVVPGADTRAALAGAHALNLPLRAVPAGGGAGEPLVTVDNPDVVVECVKLADDRSGDVVVRLYESRGGRASTRIDAGFPVAGAAVTDLLERPETPLAIPLELTLRPFQIVTLRLSPGHSDG, encoded by the coding sequence GTGCACGACGACCGCAAACTGGTGGAAGACCGCATCACGCGGTATCTCAGCCACGTCCTCCATCCCGCTCTGCACCCCGAGCGCACCGCGCTGACCGTCAGCGCCTGGCACGTCCCCGGCGAACCCGTGCCGGTGGCCGAGGCGCTCGCCGTCCCGCCGGCCGACTACCGGCCGTTCGCGATCGGCGAGACGTGGGGCGGTCCCTGGTCCACCACCTGGTTCCGGATCGAAGGCACCGTTCCGGCTGAATGGGCCGGACGGCGCGTGGAGGCCGTGTTCGACCTCGGATTCGACCCGAACCGGGGACCCGGCGGCCAGGCCGAGGGCCTGGTCCACACCCCCGACGGCCGCGCGCTGCACGGCCTGCACCCGATGAACCGCGACGTGTTGGTCAGCACGAGCGCCGAGGCCGGCGCGAGCGTCGAGTTCCTCGTCGAGGCCGCCGCCAATCCCGGCATCGAGAGCGCGCACGGCCGCCACACCCACTTCGGCGACCGCGCCACGGCCGGCGAGGACCCGCTGTACACGCTGGTCTCCGCCGACCTCGCGGTGCGCGACGAGGAGGTCTGGCACCTGATCCACGACGTGGAGGTGCTCGACGAGCTGATGCGCGAGCTGCCGCCGGACAGCCCGCGCCGCCACGAGATCATGCGGGCCCTGGTCCGGGCCGCGGACGCCACGGATCCGCGCGACGTGTCCGGCACGGCCGCCGACGCGCGCGGCGAACTCGTCGAGGTCCTGGCCCGGCCCGCGTATGCCTCGGCGCACAAGATCAGCGGTGTCGGCCACGCGCACATCGACTCGGCGTGGCTGTGGCCGCAGCGCGAGACGATGCGCAAGTGCGTCCGCACCTTCAGCAATGTGCTGTCACTCGCCGAGGAATACTCCGAGCTGATCTTCGCCTGTTCCTCGGCGCAGCAGTACGCCTGGGTCAAGCAGTCCCGGCCCGAGCTGTTCGAGCGCATCCGCAAGGCCGTCGGCGAGGGCACGTTCGTCCCGGTCGGCGGCATGTGGGTGGAGGCCGACGGGAACATGCCCGGCGGCGAGGCGCTGGCCCGCCAGCTGGTGTACGGACGCCGGTTCTTCGCCGAGGAGTTCGGCATCGAGCAGGACGGCGTCTGGCTGCCGGACTCCTTCGGCTACACCGCCGCCTACCCGCAGCTGGCCCGCCTCGCCGGCGCCGAGTGGTTCCTGTCGCAGAAGCTGCACTGGAGCGAGACCAACGAGCTGCCGCACCACACCTTCGCCTGGGAGGGCATCGACGGAACCAGGATCCTGACCCACTTCCCCCCGATCGACAGCTACAACGCCCAACTCACCGGCCGCGAACTGGCGCACGCACAGGCCAACTTCCGGGACAAGGGCGCCGCGACCGTGTCGCTGGCCCCCTTCGGCCACGGCGACGGCGGCGGCGGCCCCACCCGCGAGATGCTCGAGCGCGCCCGCCGGCTGCGCGACCTGGAGGGGTCGCCGCGGGTGGAGGTGCGGAACCCGTCGGCGTTCTTCCAGGAGGCCGCCGCGGAGTACCCGGACGCCCCGGTGTGGCGCGGCGAGCTGTACCTGGAGTACCACCGCGGCACGTACACCAGCCAGGCGCGCACCAAGCGCGGCAACCGGCGCTCGGAGGCGCTGCTGCGGGAGGCGGAGCTGTGGTCGGCGACGGCCGCGGTGCGGGCCGGAGCGGCTTATCCGCACGAGGAACTGGACGATCTGTGGCAGCAGGTGCTGCTGCATCAGTTCCATGACATCCTGCCCGGGACGTCGATCGCCTGGGTGCACCGGGAGGCCGAAGCCGTCTACGGCCGGATCCACGAGCGGCTGGAGGCGGTGATCGCGAAGGCTTCCGAAGCTCTCACCGCGGGTGATTCGACTGCCGTGCTCAATGCGGCGGCCCATGCTCGCCGCGAGGCGGTCGTACTGGCTTGCGCGCCGTCCACCGAGGTGGCTTCCCAGGTTCTGGCCGATGGCCGGTTCGCCGCTCTCGCCGACGTCCCGGCGCTCGGCGCCGGCGGTCTGCTGCCTGACCTCGCCGATCTCGCGCCGGTCACCGTCGCCGCCGGCGCCGACGGCGGCTACATCCTGGCCAACGGCCTCATCGAGGCGCACCTCGACGCCGACGGCGTGCTGCGCTCCGTCCGCGACCTCGCCCTCGGGCGCGACGCCATCGCGCCGGGCGGCGCGGGCAACCTGCTGCAGCTGCACCGCGACCAGCCGAACCTGTGGCCGGCGTGGAACCTGGAGCGGCACTATCGCAATGTCCGGACAGACCTGACCGAGGAGAACGGCGCCCCGGCGACGGTCACGCTGCTCGACGAGGGACCGCTGCTGGCGACGGTGCGCGTCGAGCGGTCGTTCGGGGAGTCCGCCATCGTGCAGGACATCCGGCTCGGTGCCGGGGCGCACCGGCTCGACGTCGTCACCGACATCGACTGGCGCGAGCGGGACGCGGTGCTGAAGTCCGCGTGGGAGTTGGACGTGCACGCCGAGCACACCGCGGCCGAGATCCAGTTCGGCCACGTCACCCGCCCCACGCACGAGAACACCTCGTGGGACGCGGCGCGCTTCGAGGTGTGGGCGCACCGCTGGATCCACGTCGGGGAGCACGGCTGGGGCACGGCGCTGATCACCGATTCGACGTACGGCTACGATGCTTCGCGTCTGACCCGGCCGGAGGGGGGAAGCACCACGACAGTGCGGCTGACCCTGTTGCGCGCGCCGAACTCGCCGGATCCGCAGGCCGATCTGGGGCGGCACCGGTTCGCCTACGCCGTCGTGCCCGGCGCCGACACCCGCGCGGCTTTGGCCGGGGCGCACGCGCTGAACCTGCCGTTGCGGGCGGTTCCGGCGGGCGGCGGCGCCGGCGAGCCTTTGGTGACGGTCGACAACCCCGATGTGGTCGTGGAGTGCGTCAAGCTCGCCGACGACCGCTCCGGCGACGTGGTGGTCCGGCTCTACGAGTCCCGGGGCGGCCGGGCGTCGACCCGGATCGACGCCGGCTTCCCGGTGGCCGGGGCGGCGGTGACCGATCTGCTGGAACGGCCGGAGACCCCGCTGGCGATCCCGCTGGAGTTGACGCTGCGTCCCTTCCAGATCGTCACCTTGCGCCTGTCGCCCGGTCATTCGGATGGGTGA
- a CDS encoding glycoside hydrolase family 42, which produces MLRTVRRGAIPLLCGLAASVFVAQYATADPAPAHATAPRTATTTHATPTSDYWASQFQFDNNGTPWSTADFAAVKAKGIDRAELNMPWSKLEPARGTFDFSELDTELANAKAAGVKLVPIFWQSGWGGSPATFETDHEVTSTGATGVALAWWDQTEQNDYFAYVTATVAHVTHNPAYGGSFMDYGHLDAQWLDGPGVGGWAPADIAYFQNTWLPATYKTINAFNTKYGTTYTSFSQVPAALPGAPLDSVYQAFRQWSVQDTYDRLTAAVRKVSDGPLFYYFGGHIANAPQLGNLPDIFFNLARKYHATVVEDAANSAGLSLLFGSLGRAYHVPVAQEWTVFGTDDQIPAEATNWLSMYAMTLPYGGGEDFFIHDGTSKDVIGYPIYTSWLPQLKKLSGSFPTQPVAVYIDYSQARGNDAGGSLNNVENDMTALWDGYQAGFSVVTSEEIANHADSLSHYRAVLPMNGSDANIAAYQKAGGTVLSNGSQLASYAPAYADLTSQHALQVVPATAADHRSAQITLGEVSPSFGYTGSVTLHPKGLNLIAGTYHVVDALTGQAPAQKVLADGSLCVPVAMKSAQLDQWSMLPGAAPAGTPVPDQCPSSSGGATSVTGTAGQGGGGLLFLSVGATGLGGDGNLTQVTQDGQTAYETWTSAQSGVTPANVYLQLDPSSQVAKASTVTANVTYWSVAGQGFQVQYDSPGAPYFGGPTVAGSGTGSWQTATVTLTNVQFAELQNLSADLRLAVTDPTKPLYVSSVTLSTAG; this is translated from the coding sequence ATGCTGCGCACGGTTCGACGCGGAGCGATTCCGCTGCTGTGCGGCCTGGCCGCCAGTGTGTTCGTCGCGCAATATGCGACCGCCGACCCCGCACCAGCACACGCAACGGCACCGCGAACGGCAACGACAACACACGCCACCCCCACTTCCGACTACTGGGCCTCGCAGTTCCAGTTCGACAACAACGGAACACCGTGGTCCACGGCGGACTTCGCCGCCGTCAAGGCCAAGGGCATCGACCGCGCCGAGCTCAACATGCCGTGGTCCAAGCTGGAGCCGGCGCGCGGCACCTTCGACTTCTCCGAGCTGGACACCGAACTCGCCAACGCCAAGGCCGCCGGCGTGAAGCTGGTGCCGATCTTCTGGCAGTCCGGCTGGGGCGGCAGCCCGGCGACGTTCGAGACGGACCACGAGGTGACCAGCACCGGCGCCACCGGCGTCGCCCTGGCCTGGTGGGACCAGACCGAGCAGAACGACTACTTCGCCTACGTCACCGCCACGGTCGCGCACGTCACGCACAACCCGGCCTATGGCGGCTCGTTCATGGACTACGGCCACCTGGACGCCCAGTGGCTGGACGGTCCCGGCGTGGGCGGCTGGGCGCCGGCGGACATCGCGTACTTCCAGAACACCTGGCTGCCGGCCACCTACAAGACCATCAATGCCTTCAACACCAAGTACGGGACCACGTACACGTCGTTCAGCCAGGTGCCGGCCGCGCTCCCCGGCGCCCCTCTGGACAGCGTCTACCAGGCCTTCCGCCAGTGGAGTGTCCAGGACACGTACGACCGCCTCACCGCGGCCGTGCGCAAGGTCAGCGACGGGCCGCTCTTCTACTACTTCGGCGGGCACATCGCCAACGCCCCGCAGCTGGGCAACCTGCCCGACATCTTCTTCAACCTGGCCAGGAAGTACCACGCCACGGTCGTGGAGGACGCCGCCAACTCCGCGGGCCTGAGCCTGCTGTTCGGCAGCCTGGGCCGGGCGTACCACGTCCCGGTCGCGCAGGAGTGGACCGTGTTCGGCACCGACGACCAGATCCCCGCCGAGGCCACGAACTGGCTGTCGATGTATGCCATGACGCTGCCGTACGGCGGCGGCGAGGACTTCTTCATCCACGACGGCACCAGCAAGGACGTGATCGGCTACCCGATCTACACCTCCTGGCTGCCGCAGCTGAAGAAGCTGTCCGGCTCGTTCCCGACGCAGCCGGTGGCGGTCTACATCGACTACTCACAGGCTCGCGGCAACGACGCCGGCGGCAGCCTGAACAACGTCGAGAACGACATGACCGCTCTGTGGGACGGCTACCAGGCCGGCTTCTCCGTGGTCACCAGCGAGGAGATCGCCAACCACGCCGACAGCCTGTCGCACTACCGCGCCGTGCTGCCGATGAACGGCTCCGACGCGAACATCGCCGCGTACCAGAAGGCAGGCGGAACGGTACTCAGCAACGGATCCCAGCTCGCCTCCTACGCGCCGGCCTACGCCGACCTCACCAGCCAGCACGCGCTCCAGGTCGTCCCGGCCACCGCCGCGGACCATCGCAGTGCCCAGATCACGCTGGGCGAGGTGAGCCCGAGCTTCGGCTACACCGGCTCGGTCACGCTGCACCCGAAGGGCCTGAACCTCATCGCCGGCACGTACCACGTGGTGGACGCGCTGACCGGCCAGGCTCCGGCGCAGAAGGTGCTGGCCGACGGCAGCCTGTGCGTTCCGGTCGCGATGAAGTCGGCGCAGCTCGACCAGTGGTCGATGCTGCCGGGCGCGGCGCCGGCCGGCACGCCGGTCCCGGACCAGTGCCCGTCGTCCAGCGGCGGCGCGACGTCCGTCACTGGCACCGCCGGGCAGGGCGGCGGCGGCCTGCTGTTCCTGTCGGTCGGCGCGACCGGCCTGGGCGGCGACGGCAACCTCACCCAGGTGACGCAGGACGGCCAGACCGCTTATGAGACCTGGACCTCCGCGCAGAGCGGCGTCACGCCGGCCAACGTCTACCTGCAGCTCGATCCGTCCAGCCAGGTCGCCAAGGCCTCGACGGTGACGGCGAACGTCACCTACTGGTCGGTCGCCGGTCAGGGATTCCAGGTGCAGTACGACTCCCCCGGCGCCCCGTACTTCGGCGGGCCGACCGTGGCCGGCAGCGGCACCGGAAGCTGGCAGACCGCGACGGTGACGCTGACGAACGTGCAGTTCGCCGAGTTGCAGAACCTGTCGGCCGACCTGCGCCTGGCGGTCACCGACCCGACCAAGCCCCTGTATGTCAGCAGCGTGACTTTGTCCACGGCCGGCTGA